The Candidatus Binatia bacterium genome includes a region encoding these proteins:
- the guaB gene encoding IMP dehydrogenase — translation MELHPLGEGLTFDDVLLVPAASDVLPRMTDVATQLTRRIALQIPLVSAAMDTVTESRTAIAMAQEGGIGFVHKNLPIATQAAEVAQVKKFESGMVSEPLTVDPDQTIREALAVMRRAQISGLPVTRDGRLVGILTNRDLRFERRLDRPVSEVMTKDNLITARPGVTLEEAKNILHEHRIEKLLVVDEQQRLIGLITVKDIEKTTQFPHACRDERGRLRVGAAVGVGPDWEERAAALVEAGVDVICVDTAHGHSANVLRTVKQIKSRYPDLDVVAGNIGTGEAAKALIDAGADAVKVGMGVGSICTTRIISGVGMPQITALLDVARVAHQAGIPMIADGGIRFSGDIVKSLAAGAHAVMIGSLFAGTEESPGETILYGGRTYKMYRGMGSLGAMAAGSRDRYFQEDEETLKLVPEGIEGRVPYKGSLASNVHQLVGGLRAGMGYLGCRNLEELRTKSRFIRISEAAHRESHVHDVIVTKEAPNYRLD, via the coding sequence ATGGAACTTCATCCTCTCGGCGAAGGGCTCACGTTCGACGACGTCCTGCTCGTCCCCGCAGCGTCCGACGTGCTGCCGCGCATGACCGACGTCGCGACGCAGCTCACGCGACGCATCGCGCTTCAGATCCCGCTCGTCTCGGCGGCGATGGACACCGTCACCGAGTCGCGCACCGCGATCGCGATGGCGCAGGAGGGCGGCATCGGCTTCGTGCACAAGAACCTGCCGATCGCCACGCAGGCGGCCGAGGTCGCGCAGGTGAAGAAGTTCGAGAGCGGCATGGTGTCGGAGCCGCTCACCGTCGATCCGGACCAGACGATCCGCGAAGCGCTCGCCGTCATGCGGCGCGCGCAGATCTCGGGTCTGCCGGTGACGCGCGACGGCCGCCTGGTCGGCATCCTCACCAACCGTGACCTGCGCTTCGAGCGCCGCCTCGACCGTCCCGTCAGCGAGGTGATGACCAAGGACAACCTCATCACCGCGCGTCCCGGCGTCACGCTCGAAGAGGCGAAGAACATCCTGCACGAGCACCGCATCGAGAAGCTGCTCGTGGTCGACGAGCAGCAGCGCCTGATCGGGCTCATCACCGTCAAGGACATCGAGAAGACGACCCAGTTCCCGCACGCGTGTCGTGACGAGCGCGGGCGTCTGCGCGTCGGCGCCGCGGTCGGCGTCGGTCCCGACTGGGAGGAGAGGGCCGCCGCGCTCGTCGAGGCGGGCGTGGACGTGATCTGCGTCGACACCGCGCACGGCCATTCCGCCAACGTGCTGCGCACGGTGAAGCAGATCAAGAGCCGCTATCCCGACCTCGACGTCGTCGCCGGCAACATCGGTACGGGCGAGGCGGCGAAGGCGCTGATCGACGCCGGCGCCGACGCGGTCAAGGTCGGCATGGGCGTCGGCTCGATCTGCACGACCCGCATCATCTCCGGCGTCGGCATGCCGCAGATCACGGCGCTGCTCGACGTCGCGCGCGTCGCGCACCAGGCCGGCATCCCGATGATCGCCGACGGCGGCATCCGCTTCTCGGGCGACATCGTGAAGTCGCTCGCCGCGGGCGCGCACGCGGTGATGATCGGCAGCCTGTTCGCGGGCACCGAGGAGAGCCCGGGCGAGACCATCCTCTACGGCGGCCGCACCTACAAGATGTACCGCGGCATGGGCTCGCTCGGCGCGATGGCCGCCGGCAGCCGCGACCGCTACTTCCAGGAGGACGAGGAGACGCTGAAGCTCGTGCCGGAAGGCATCGAGGGACGCGTCCCGTACAAGGGCTCGCTCGCTTCCAACGTGCACCAGCTGGTCGGCGGGCTGCGCGCCGGCATGGGCTATCTGGGCTGCCGCAACCTCGAGGAGCTGCGCACCAAGTCGCGCTTCATCCGCATCAGCGAGGCCGCGCACCGCGAGAGCCACGTGCACGACGTGATCGTCACCAAGGAAGCCCCGAACTACCGCTTGGATTGA
- the guaA gene encoding glutamine-hydrolyzing GMP synthase, with product MILVLDFGSQYTQLIARRVRESRVYCEILPCTVDVEQVAQRKPKGIILSGGPASVYVPTAPKVAQGILDLGVPVLGICYGMGILNVSAGASVERAERREYGRTPITILDDSDLFHGFAPGSELTVWMSHGDRMESLPPGWTRLAESANAPIQAFRDPTRRLFGVQFHPEVVHTERGSEILSNFVHGICGAAPDWTPGSFIDQAVARIREQAPEGTVICALSGGVDSTVAAALLHRAIGNRLKCIFVDTGLLRAGDRAMVEDSLAHLGLDIRTIDASDRFFAALAGVTDPEVKRKRIGNLFIDIFEEAARELHDVRWLAQGTLYPDVIESVSVRGPSATIKTHHNVGGLPERMKLQLIEPLRELFKDEVRAVGRDLGLAEELIAREPFPGPGLAVRIVGPVDRERVAIVRAADAIVREELKRSGESRRIWQGFAVLLPVQTVGVQGDERTYDEVIAVRAVESQDGMTADWARLSHDTLETIARRITNEVRGVNRVVYDVSSKPPATIEWE from the coding sequence ATGATCCTGGTCCTCGACTTCGGCAGCCAGTACACGCAGCTCATCGCGCGCCGCGTCCGCGAGTCGCGCGTCTACTGCGAGATCCTTCCCTGCACGGTCGACGTCGAGCAGGTCGCGCAGCGCAAGCCGAAGGGCATCATCCTCTCGGGTGGGCCGGCGAGCGTCTACGTGCCGACGGCGCCGAAGGTCGCGCAGGGCATCCTCGACCTCGGCGTCCCGGTGCTCGGCATCTGCTACGGCATGGGGATCCTGAACGTCTCGGCCGGGGCGTCCGTCGAGCGCGCGGAGCGGCGCGAGTACGGCCGCACGCCGATCACGATCCTCGACGACAGCGACCTGTTCCACGGCTTCGCGCCGGGCAGCGAGCTCACGGTGTGGATGTCGCACGGCGACCGCATGGAGTCGCTGCCGCCGGGCTGGACGCGGCTCGCGGAGAGCGCCAACGCGCCGATCCAGGCGTTCCGCGATCCGACGCGGCGGCTGTTCGGCGTGCAGTTCCACCCGGAGGTCGTGCACACCGAGCGCGGCAGCGAGATCCTGTCGAACTTCGTGCACGGCATCTGCGGCGCCGCGCCGGACTGGACGCCGGGCTCGTTCATCGATCAGGCGGTGGCGCGCATCCGCGAGCAGGCGCCCGAGGGTACGGTGATCTGCGCGCTCTCGGGCGGCGTCGACTCGACGGTCGCGGCGGCGCTGCTGCACCGCGCGATCGGCAACCGGCTCAAGTGCATCTTCGTCGACACCGGTCTGCTGCGCGCCGGCGACCGCGCGATGGTCGAGGACTCGCTCGCGCACCTCGGGCTCGACATCCGCACGATCGACGCGTCGGATCGCTTCTTCGCCGCGCTCGCGGGCGTCACCGATCCGGAGGTCAAGCGCAAGCGGATCGGCAACCTGTTCATCGACATCTTCGAGGAAGCGGCGCGCGAGCTCCACGACGTGCGCTGGCTCGCGCAGGGCACGCTCTATCCGGACGTCATCGAGTCGGTGTCGGTGCGCGGACCGTCGGCGACGATCAAGACGCACCACAACGTCGGCGGTCTGCCCGAGCGCATGAAGCTCCAGCTCATCGAGCCCTTGCGCGAGCTCTTCAAGGACGAGGTGCGCGCCGTCGGACGCGACCTCGGGCTCGCCGAGGAGCTGATCGCGCGCGAGCCGTTCCCGGGACCGGGGCTGGCGGTGCGCATCGTCGGTCCGGTCGACCGCGAGCGCGTCGCGATCGTGCGCGCCGCCGACGCGATCGTGCGCGAGGAGCTCAAGCGCTCGGGCGAGTCGCGCCGCATCTGGCAGGGCTTCGCGGTGCTGCTGCCGGTGCAGACGGTCGGCGTGCAGGGCGACGAGCGCACCTACGACGAGGTCATCGCGGTGCGCGCGGTCGAGAGCCAGGACGGCATGACCGCCGACTGGGCGCGTCTGTCGCACGACACGCTCGAGACCATCGCGCGCCGCATCACCAACGAGGTGAGGGGGGTGAACCGGGTGGTGTACGACGTCTCGTCCAAGCCCCCGGCGACGATCGAGTGGGAATGA